Genomic DNA from Vagococcus luciliae:
CTGCTTCCATTGTGATTAACACACGTTCAATTCCCATACCAAAACCAAAACCTGAATCATGACTATCTGGTCCATTAAACTCTGAAACCAATCCATCATATCGTCCACCAGCACAAATTGTGGTAATCGCTCCATTAAATCCTGGGGCATTACTCATAATTTCGAATACTGTGTGATTGTAGTAATCAAGACCTCGAACCATTCTATGATCGACTACATACTCAACACCCATTGCATCAAGCAACGTTTTCACTTCAGTAAAGAAGGCATTTGACTCTTCATCTAGATAATCTAAAATTGACGGTGCATTTTTGACAATTTCTTTGTCTTTTTTATCTTTACTATCTAATACACGTAATGGATTAGTATGTAAACGACGTTTTGAATCATCACTTAGTTGATCGCTTAATGGTTCTAAATAATCAATTAACGCTTGACGATAAACCATACGATTTTCTCGTGTTCCTAATGAATTAATCACAAGTTGTGTGTGCGTTACACCCAAACGTTTAAAGAAATCTAGTGCGACTAAAATCCCTTCAACATCAGTTGCAGGATTGCTACTCCCTAATACTTCAATCCCCATTTGATTAAATTGACGCAAACGTCCAGCTTGTGGGCGTTCATAACGAAACATTGGTCCAATATAAAATGCTTTAAATGGGTTTTGATGTTCTGGT
This window encodes:
- the hisS gene encoding histidine--tRNA ligase; its protein translation is MKYQKPKGTNDILPGESEKWQFVESTARDVLKKYDFHEVRTPMFEHIEVIMRGVGESTDIVTKEMYDFKDKGDRHITLRPEGTAPLVRSYVEHKLFGPEHQNPFKAFYIGPMFRYERPQAGRLRQFNQMGIEVLGSSNPATDVEGILVALDFFKRLGVTHTQLVINSLGTRENRMVYRQALIDYLEPLSDQLSDDSKRRLHTNPLRVLDSKDKKDKEIVKNAPSILDYLDEESNAFFTEVKTLLDAMGVEYVVDHRMVRGLDYYNHTVFEIMSNAPGFNGAITTICAGGRYDGLVSEFNGPDSHDSGFGFGMGIERVLITMEAEGVEIPAATNVDVYVVGLGEETNCESLKLAQAARQAGFVCERDFLNRKAKAQFKSADKLNARMVLVIGESELAEKNVRVKNMVTGEESTVPLADIYTSFTDVYHDIIGE